The Rhododendron vialii isolate Sample 1 chromosome 3a, ASM3025357v1 nucleotide sequence TAAGGAGCCTGAGCAGAAACCTGTACGGTAGAACGCCATATAGTATCGTTCATATTATACAACTTCGTGCTGTTTTTTGTCCATTCTCCAAGCCCCATCCTGCATTAGTATCACACTCTTGATTTCTGAACATTAGAAAAGGACGAATCGAGCAGGGCACTAAAACTTGCACAGGGTACCTAATTACAAAGAAATCTGAAAAAACTATACGTAcccaagaacaaaaaaagaatgacCATCCATGTGAAAGCTCAGCACAACAGTGTCATTGTTTTGCAGTATGAGTTCCATGGAGTGGTTATACGTTCCCTTAACGAGAGAGGTGGCAATCCGAGGCGGCCCGCTCGGCAATGTCGCATTCGGGAAATCGAGATTGTAAACATCTTTCGATTTGTCAAACTGGTCAGCTAGCCGAATCGGATAACCAGGATTTTTGAACGAAATTCCGTTAAATGTAGCTCGAAGTTTGCCGTCAATTGTTATTGGTTGTGTGCTTCTTAAAATGAAGAGCTCGGTGGAACTGAGCAGACTGTAATTGAACGCGCCTTGTCGGCTAAGGCCACCTCCTCTAGCATTGAAGTCTTGCCTGATCAACGAATGGAATTACAACATTGTTAGTACTTACAGAACTATTACAAGCAAATGATAGGCAACCCTAATTTTAGCTATGCCGATGTGACGTGGACTGTATGAGAATGCAGCATTGATCTTGTTTTTACGGATTTCAATCCTTTTATGCAAAAGATAGACGCGTTATATCCTAACGTGACGTTTAGCTCAGTTGAAAGTATTGAACCAGACTGAAagatatagaaaaaaaaaatggtcgaTTTTCGTTTGGTCATAGAACAAAAGCAAAGAGAAAGAAAGTTTACTAGAACAAAAGCAAGCAAATTTTGATTCAAAGTGTATTGGAACACGGGAAGGAGAAAGAAGCGTATAATCAGGCAAGCAAACCTGATGGACATTGACTGCTCCATCGCGAGAGACGTATTATAAACACCATTTGGTGGTACTGGATCGGTTGGGAGAGGACCAGCTGCCTTTCCTTTCAATTCGGAATAGTACAAGATGGCAACCCCAATAACATTTTGCCACTGATAGGTTTGATTAGGGTTCATAAACTTCGGGCTTGCTACGATGTAGTAATCGCTATTCGCATCCTGATTCATGGTAACCAAAAATGAGTAAGACTGCCCGACGTGTATGTCAAAGCTGGAGTTGTTTTGATGAGCCGTGTAATGCCCCTCTGTTTCTACGAGGAGCAACTCGTGGTTCTGGATTCGAAAGTTCAAGCAAGTTGACACCCCGATGTTGTGCACCCTAATCCGATAGGTTTTTCCTGTAATCGCGATCCTGTTTTACATAAAATAA carries:
- the LOC131319694 gene encoding monocopper oxidase-like protein SKU5 isoform X2, with the protein product MAFLGSCILCLIPFSLLFGLCFSFANVSEFKLELSYKTLSPLGVPQQVIAVNGMFPGPVLNVTTSHLVNVTVTNKLDENLLITWAGLRMRRAFWQDGVLGTNCPIPLNHSWTYKFLVKDQIGSFFYFPSLNLQRSAGGFGSFIINNNLPRVPLPFDTPYGDIVVFIGDWYKQSHKALREALDNGTDLGIPDGVLINGKGPYSMAEPFDYEKINVVPGKTYRIRVHNIGVSTCLNFRIQNHELLLVETEGHYTAHQNNSSFDIHVGQSYSFLVTMNQDANSDYYIVASPKFMNPNQTYQWQNVIGVAILYYSELKGKAAGPLPTDPVPPNGVYNTSLAMEQSMSIRQDFNARGGGLSRQGAFNYSLLSSTELFILRSTQPITIDGKLRATFNGISFKNPGYPIRLADQFDKSKDVYNLDFPNATLPSGPPRIATSLVKGTYNHSMELILQNNDTVVLSFHMDGHSFFVLGNQECDTNAGWGLENGQKTARSCII